TTACGATTCAACCGCTGACTGGATAAGAAAAATCTGCAAGGATGGTTCCTATGAGGTCTTTGAAAGAGAGAAAGCATGGATCCAGACGGAGATCATCGGTCTCGAACTGCATTCCAGTTCGCCGCTCCCCTGGGGAATAATCATCAATGGAAATACTGACTGGGTGAGGCTTGGATTCCAGGCTCAGGATCCCATGTTGAAAGCAAGTGGAGCTTTTTCTGGAGGTCTGTACGTTCCGTCCAGTGCGACATCGGCAGAAGGAGAGAAGACAGAAGTGCTTCACCGGAAGCCGACCCAGCCGGAAGAGATTCCCCGAAGCATCAGATTAATCGCTCCTTCTTCCACTGCTTCAGGAGAGCGACTTACTCTTGCCGTCACCGATGGATCTGGTGCGTTCCTGTCAGGTGCCGTCGTGGCAACAGACAGCGGCGAAATGTATAGAAGCGATGAGCACGGAAGGATCATCATCCCGTCTCTAACGGTGGAAGCCGATTTCATCTCATTCTATGCACCGGGAACAGACTCTTTCCCTCTAACAGTCCGGATCGTCAGATTAAGGCCACCGGTCCTGGAAAAAGATGCTCCGCTTCGAATCGAGTCGGCCCCGGACATCGTCCAGGCCGCCACAGCATGCGAAGTCCATGGAGCAGGATTCGATGGACTTGCCGAAAATACTGAAATCTCCATCGCCGGGAGGACGATCGTGCCTATCGCCGAATCGGTTATTTCCATGAAGTTCGAAATCCCGAAAGATATCGCGCCGGGTTCGTACACGGTAGCCATAAGGGAGAAAGGAAGAAAACAGGCAGAAATTCCGATTCTATGCATCCGATTGAGCCTGACAGCAGATAAGCTCGAGCTGAAGAAGGGGGAGTCCACGAAGGGAAGAATCACGATAGTCGGGACGGATAAACCCCTTTCCGTGGAGATAACAAACTACACTCCGCTTAGCGTCTCTGTCGATAGAAAGATCGTTGAAGTGAAGAACGGGATGGCGGAATTTGAGATCAGGGGTATACAGACCGGCACCTTCAGCATTGGCACCGGCGCAATCAAACTGAAAACAGCCAATCAGAAATAGCAACGGGAAAAGAACTTAGGGTAATGCCGTTCCTCAAGGGATGGATTCGATGAACATCTCGTCGATGGAGATTGTATCCGTCTTGAAGTAGCCTTTTGTCCGGTTTTTATCCATGACTCTAATATATATTGTGCCGCTCAGCGCTGATGGAAGAGCGTAGGACTGGAGCTTTCCATCATCCGATGTCTTGGAGACCGTGAGCATATCCGTGTAGGTAACGTTATCGGTCGAGTAAGCAAAGACAAAGTCGTCTCCTTCAGAGTTTGCAGTGTGATAGGCCTCCACCCGGAAGTAGACCTTGCTCCCACCCGTCACGTTGATCTTCCACTTGTGTTCGAGAAGGCTCTTCCTTGCCTTTGCACTCCCCGATTTTGGTTGCTGAATTTCGGTGATTGATTCATAGAAATTGTCACTTGCACCAAGAGCAGCATAAGAATTGGTAACGGTGCCGGTCACAGGGATGTCCTGATTGGGATAGTCCTTAATTCCGGGGACTGGCGGGGGAGCCATGTCGAGGGCTTTCCAGGCATTGATTCTGCCGTAACCGGTGTTGTTGTCGAATCCGGGAGCATCGATATCATCGGCGGAATCTTTTAGTATCTGCCTGACATCGACGTTGGTTAAGCTGTTGTTGTAAGAAAAGAGAAGACCAGCCGTGCCAGCAACATGTGGAGCCGCAAAAGATGTTCCGCTTCCTGAACCATAGTTGTTTCCTATCGTCGTGCTAAGGATGTCAGAACCGGGGGCCGCGACCTCGATCTCCGGTCCAGGATTGGAGTAATAAGCCCTGTTGTCATACCTGTCCGTGGCGGCAACCGCCATGACGTTTGGATTTCTGGCAGGATAGGAAACGGAAGATCCGTTGTTCCCGGAAGCGCAGTCGATGAAAACTCCTTTCTGATTGTAGGCATAGTCCAGCGCATCATCGATCGCCTGCGTCTGCCCGACGGAAAGACTCATGGTGATGATATGCGCCCCATTGTCAGCCGCGTAGATGATGGCGTCATCGAGGACTGATCCGTTCGGCGCGCTCGTTCCCACCTTCAGCGGCATCATGCTGGCACCGTCGCTGTAAAAGCCTCCAGCCACTCCAGCCACTCCGGTCCCGTTGTTCGTCCTGGCTGCGACTATTCCTGCGACCTGCGTTCCATGACTATTCGTGCTCCTTGGATCGCCATCGTTTCCTTCGAAGTCCCAGCCATCGTAATCGTCAACATAGCCATTGGCATCATCATCCTTGCCATTGCCGGGGATCTCATCCTCGTTCTTCCAGAGATTGTCGACCAGGTCCGTATGGTCGATGTCCGTACCGCTATCAACGATGGCAGGGACGATCATGGGATTTCCCGTTTCGGTGTCCCAGGCTTCCGGAGCATCGATATCGCCGTCCACTTTCCCCCCGGACTGTCCAGTATTGTGGAGTCCCCATTGCTCGCCGAACCTTGTGTCATTAGGAGTAACCTCCCATCGGCCCATCGTCTGTGGCTCTGCATACTTCACCAGTCCCGTCACGGTGAACTTCTCGATGATGTCAAACAAATCAACTTCAGGTGAGAGCTTCAGATCGTAGATTCCAAGGTCGTTCACATTCACTATACGCAACTCATTCATCCATGACGTATCGATGTTGTTTTCCTTCAGCATCCTGACGAATGTGGCGAAGTTTCCGACCTCGGGAAGGAACCGGACGGAGATGATGTCAGGGATGACCTCATAAAACTGCCCGGCATCCTTCTGAAACCATTTTCCATCCTTATAGATGAACTCCTTCTCACCAATTTTCTGGGGACCGGCGTAGGCAGCCAGCGAAAATATCAATAAAAGGGCAAAGAAGACATTAAAAGATTTTTTCATCTTTTCCTCCCCGTTTTTCCTTCATTTTTAAATAAATATACTCTGAACCTGTTTTTTTATCAACTAGGAATGTGATGCTGAGATTTGATGATGATGCTGGTAGCGTCGTCTAACCTCTCCTCCGTTCCTGAAAAGCTCTTGAGTTCTTCAAAAAGGGATTCGGCGATCTTCTGTGCACTCCGGTCCCGATTTTGGGCGACCGTCTCCTTCAGTCTGACGCTGCCAAACTCCTCCCCCATCTCGCTCAGGGTCTCGAGGACCCCATCCGTCACAAAGATCAGGATATCGCCCGTTTCCATCGCAACGCACCCCTCTCGAAATTCGACGGCATCCAGCATTCCCAGGGAGAGGCCTCCATCCTTCAGTTCAATGCATTCTCCATTTCCTTTCAGGAGAATGGGATAGGGGTGTCCCGCATTGATATATCTCATCTCGCGTCCATCATTTTGGAACATGCCGAAGACAAGAGAGATGAAAGCATTTTCCGTGGAAACCTTCCTCAAACGCGTGTTGACCATTTCGAGCAGTTCCACGATTCTGACCGGCCTGGTATAGGAGTGGAGAATGGCATTCAGAGAGGATATCATGAGCGCAGCCGGCATTCCTTTTCCGGAGGCATCGGCGATGATGACGGCCAACTCATTCTCGGAATATTCGATGAAGTCATAGTAATCTCCGCCCACTTTTCCTGCCAGCCTGCTTACGACGCCGAAGTCAAGATCCTTTCTGGAGGGGAGAGAGGCCGGGAAGATTTTTTTCTGAACTTCGGAGGCGATGGAGAGTTCCCGCTCCATGAGCTCTTTCTTGATGAGTTCCTCGGTATATCCTTTTATCCCTATAGCCATCTGATTAAGGGCTCCTGCCACCATTCTGTACTCATCCCTGCTCCGGACGGGAATCTCATGGTCAAAATCGCCGCGGCTGAAGTGATGGGCTCCCTCCACGATGGCCTCGAAGGACCTTCTCATGGTTCTGTTTATCATGTAACCCATGATGCTCGAAAGGATGATGGCAATAAAGGCGAAGAATGATGCCAGCGAGACGAGCCCGTAGATAACGGCCATATAGATGAGGGAGGAGGATTCGTTCCCCGAAAAGTATTTAAGAGGCGAGGTGAAGATGGAGCCGACGACAAGATAATTCCCGCTATTCCAGTCGATCGCGAGGATGGGAATTCTACCCTCCTGAAGGATCTGCATCACTTCATCGAACGTCAAGCTTATTCCTGTATCACCTTCTCGCAACTCCCTCACGACGGAAGCCCGTTCTCCTCCAGGCTGGAACAGGAACTGGTATCCCTCCGGGGAGATATCGCTGAAATCCTGGAATTCCAGGGGGACATACGTTCGGTAGTTAACTTTGAAGCGGTCCAGGGTCTCGGTCTTCACTCCCTTCAGAAAGATCTTCCTGTTCTCCTTGAAGATCCAGGTCTTCGCTCCGTCTTTCAGCCACTTTGGCTGCAGGAGATTGGAAGGGCGGATGTAAGCCGCGTTTGCTGACGAAGCGGCAACGAGCGGCTCTCCGGAATCCGGCTGGAGAACAGTGATGAAGACAGAGGGGCTGGAAAATTTCAGGCTGAGGACATCTTCATATTTCTGAGCGATTCCGTTCAACGTCGATGTCATTTCCTCTAAAGAGGAGACATCTTTCAACAATCCTTTAGCTTCCAGCGAGATCTTTTG
The DNA window shown above is from Acidobacteriota bacterium and carries:
- a CDS encoding S8 family serine peptidase; the protein is MKKSFNVFFALLLIFSLAAYAGPQKIGEKEFIYKDGKWFQKDAGQFYEVIPDIISVRFLPEVGNFATFVRMLKENNIDTSWMNELRIVNVNDLGIYDLKLSPEVDLFDIIEKFTVTGLVKYAEPQTMGRWEVTPNDTRFGEQWGLHNTGQSGGKVDGDIDAPEAWDTETGNPMIVPAIVDSGTDIDHTDLVDNLWKNEDEIPGNGKDDDANGYVDDYDGWDFEGNDGDPRSTNSHGTQVAGIVAARTNNGTGVAGVAGGFYSDGASMMPLKVGTSAPNGSVLDDAIIYAADNGAHIITMSLSVGQTQAIDDALDYAYNQKGVFIDCASGNNGSSVSYPARNPNVMAVAATDRYDNRAYYSNPGPEIEVAAPGSDILSTTIGNNYGSGSGTSFAAPHVAGTAGLLFSYNNSLTNVDVRQILKDSADDIDAPGFDNNTGYGRINAWKALDMAPPPVPGIKDYPNQDIPVTGTVTNSYAALGASDNFYESITEIQQPKSGSAKARKSLLEHKWKINVTGGSKVYFRVEAYHTANSEGDDFVFAYSTDNVTYTDMLTVSKTSDDGKLQSYALPSALSGTIYIRVMDKNRTKGYFKTDTISIDEMFIESIP
- a CDS encoding PP2C family protein-serine/threonine phosphatase gives rise to the protein MKKKFFYTLLSMLGLLALVINPASFFSFFFLAILVVLLSEKMERWQITMESQILAFFSLAALVLILSNICSSSISTETGRLFLHPLMGSIAEVAIFASAVLAVSSFIASSLKNGGKTSAFFLTILLLILIGNSLQRGFSILLIIYTFIYAISRSFYDWPTQLFKFWLFIGLLAGWAFFLTMSKETLFHPAWCPGWLTSSLFFESLLRILFSVSLAVTLFLPVSLILGSRKTRMKTATSYFFLTIIPIIILVSLIWLNFFLQGKMLPVFLLWRENIGTLHRTTQKISLEAKGLLKDVSSLEEMTSTLNGIAQKYEDVLSLKFSSPSVFITVLQPDSGEPLVAASSANAAYIRPSNLLQPKWLKDGAKTWIFKENRKIFLKGVKTETLDRFKVNYRTYVPLEFQDFSDISPEGYQFLFQPGGERASVVRELREGDTGISLTFDEVMQILQEGRIPILAIDWNSGNYLVVGSIFTSPLKYFSGNESSSLIYMAVIYGLVSLASFFAFIAIILSSIMGYMINRTMRRSFEAIVEGAHHFSRGDFDHEIPVRSRDEYRMVAGALNQMAIGIKGYTEELIKKELMERELSIASEVQKKIFPASLPSRKDLDFGVVSRLAGKVGGDYYDFIEYSENELAVIIADASGKGMPAALMISSLNAILHSYTRPVRIVELLEMVNTRLRKVSTENAFISLVFGMFQNDGREMRYINAGHPYPILLKGNGECIELKDGGLSLGMLDAVEFREGCVAMETGDILIFVTDGVLETLSEMGEEFGSVRLKETVAQNRDRSAQKIAESLFEELKSFSGTEERLDDATSIIIKSQHHIPS